Proteins from a genomic interval of Beijerinckia indica subsp. indica ATCC 9039:
- a CDS encoding sialate O-acetylesterase: protein MSKTKSPAAPRRGMNRLALTFALLTALYPSTRGFSDSAHPPSPTNRRPAGSFQTPRPCRLDSNSVILVIGQSNGANFAYSYSKAQDPDAAAFYNGRCYALSDPLPGGDGGRGSQWPAFADLFRAKFGRSVTLISAGWGGTSVRDWSENGFDAYALSQAKLVLDAKGKIDAIFWQQGESDPNTDAETYAARLQVVLDRFHALAPNAPIFIAQATLQNGRTHEAVREVQRRFAAKPGMAPGPDADKITDRYDGLHFGAQGTRELTQAWFDAVVACTCLKAKGLQ from the coding sequence GTGAGCAAGACAAAGAGCCCAGCAGCGCCCCGACGCGGCATGAACCGCCTGGCCCTGACGTTTGCGCTCCTGACCGCGCTTTATCCTTCTACGCGTGGGTTCAGTGATAGTGCTCACCCGCCTTCACCCACGAACCGACGCCCAGCGGGTTCGTTTCAAACCCCGCGACCCTGCCGGCTCGATTCCAATAGTGTCATTCTGGTCATCGGCCAGAGCAATGGGGCCAATTTCGCCTATTCCTATTCGAAAGCCCAGGATCCGGACGCAGCCGCTTTCTATAATGGCCGATGCTATGCTCTGTCCGATCCCCTTCCTGGCGGAGATGGAGGACGTGGCAGCCAATGGCCGGCCTTCGCCGACCTCTTCCGTGCCAAATTCGGCCGTTCCGTGACATTGATTTCCGCCGGCTGGGGAGGCACCTCGGTCCGTGACTGGAGCGAAAACGGCTTCGACGCCTACGCTTTGAGCCAAGCGAAGCTCGTGCTCGACGCAAAAGGCAAGATCGATGCGATCTTCTGGCAGCAAGGCGAATCCGATCCCAATACGGATGCCGAAACCTATGCCGCGAGACTGCAAGTCGTGCTGGATCGGTTCCACGCCCTGGCCCCGAATGCGCCGATCTTTATCGCGCAGGCGACGCTCCAGAACGGGCGAACACACGAGGCCGTTCGGGAAGTCCAGCGCCGTTTCGCCGCGAAACCCGGAATGGCACCGGGTCCCGACGCTGACAAGATCACCGATCGCTACGATGGTTTACATTTCGGCGCGCAAGGCACGCGGGAGCTGACCCAAGCCTGGTTCGATGCCGTTGTCGCTTGCACCTGTCTGAAGGCCAAGGGTCTTCAGTAA
- a CDS encoding mismatch-specific DNA-glycosylase — MQPNPQTSLPDLLDKGLSVLFVGINPSLYSVAQGHYFARKTNRFWPAFSRSVLSLAARENLGLEALEPMHDHLLPAQGFGFTDTVKRPTARASDVSPAEFAAAVTALVEKIEYYRPRIACFHGTMAYRPVHRALTETKTDPALGMQTLSIGPTHLYVVPNPSPANAHFTPADQTAWYDRLAGTLLELPSGP; from the coding sequence ATGCAGCCGAACCCGCAGACGAGCCTTCCTGATCTTCTCGACAAAGGCCTGAGTGTACTTTTCGTCGGTATCAACCCGTCGCTCTATTCGGTTGCGCAAGGGCATTATTTCGCACGTAAAACCAATCGTTTCTGGCCGGCCTTCTCGCGCTCGGTCCTCAGCCTCGCCGCGCGCGAAAACCTCGGCCTCGAAGCTCTTGAGCCAATGCATGATCATCTTCTGCCAGCGCAGGGATTTGGTTTTACCGATACGGTGAAACGTCCAACGGCACGCGCCAGCGATGTTTCGCCGGCGGAATTTGCGGCGGCCGTGACGGCCCTCGTCGAGAAAATCGAGTATTACCGGCCGCGCATCGCCTGTTTTCATGGCACCATGGCCTATCGCCCCGTCCATCGCGCCCTGACGGAAACGAAGACTGATCCGGCCCTCGGAATGCAGACCTTATCGATCGGGCCAACGCATCTTTATGTCGTTCCCAATCCCAGCCCTGCCAATGCGCATTTCACACCCGCTGATCAAACCGCCTGGTATGACCGGCTCGCCGGGACACTTTTGGAATTGCCATCGGGGCCATGA
- the metF gene encoding methylenetetrahydrofolate reductase [NAD(P)H], with translation MSVSFEFFPPKTEAMEATLWESINRLAPLQPSFVSVTYGAGGSTRERTHATVARIVKETPIKPAAHLTCVAASCAEVDAVAKAYWEAGVRHIVALRGDPLEGIGTAFHPHPQGYAHSTDLVAGLRKIADFEISVSAYPEKHPESASIESDLDVLQAKIDAGATRAITQFFFENDTYLRYLDKVRARGITIPILPGIVPVQNFKQTANFAKKAGASIPPWLAERFEGLDDDPQTRRLIAATVAAEQVLDLVDRGVRDFHFYTMNRADLVYAICHLLGLRPKLEKEAA, from the coding sequence ATGAGCGTCTCCTTCGAATTTTTTCCGCCCAAAACCGAGGCGATGGAAGCGACCCTGTGGGAATCGATCAATCGCCTGGCGCCTTTGCAGCCGAGCTTTGTCTCGGTGACCTATGGCGCTGGTGGCTCGACGCGCGAGCGGACCCATGCGACCGTTGCTCGCATCGTGAAGGAAACGCCGATAAAGCCGGCGGCGCATCTGACCTGTGTGGCGGCAAGTTGCGCGGAAGTCGATGCGGTCGCCAAGGCCTATTGGGAGGCAGGTGTCCGTCATATCGTGGCTTTGCGTGGTGATCCCCTGGAAGGTATTGGGACGGCCTTTCATCCACATCCGCAAGGCTATGCGCATTCGACGGATCTCGTGGCAGGCCTGCGCAAGATCGCCGATTTCGAAATTTCGGTCTCCGCCTATCCCGAGAAACATCCCGAAAGCGCGTCGATCGAATCCGATCTCGACGTTCTGCAGGCCAAGATCGATGCCGGCGCGACCCGCGCCATCACCCAATTCTTTTTCGAGAATGACACCTACCTGCGCTATCTCGACAAGGTGCGGGCGCGCGGGATCACCATTCCGATCCTGCCGGGCATTGTGCCGGTACAGAATTTCAAACAGACCGCGAATTTCGCCAAAAAGGCCGGCGCGAGTATTCCGCCTTGGCTCGCTGAACGGTTCGAGGGGCTTGACGATGATCCCCAGACGCGCCGATTGATTGCTGCTACGGTCGCCGCCGAACAAGTGCTCGATCTCGTCGATCGCGGTGTGCGGGATTTCCATTTTTATACGATGAATCGCGCCGATCTCGTTTATGCGATCTGCCACCTTCTGGGGCTGCGGCCGAAACTCGAGAAAGAAGCTGCCTGA
- a CDS encoding metalloregulator ArsR/SmtB family transcription factor: MHSAERISFEAILSGLSAAGEATRLRLLALLAEAELTVSELVVILGQSQPRISRHLKLLLEAGLVERHREGAWAFFLIAQTGPLAALARDLVARVAPNDPILSADRSRLAEVRRQRAEQAARYFEAQAINWDELRAMHVPEERVEAAIRETVGTEKIEALLDLGTGTGRMLELLAPLASRAVGVDQSPQMLGLARVRLERAGLRNTQLRQGDLYALPVEPAFYDHVIMHQVLHYLDDPLRALREAGRALRADGRLLIIDFAPHEEESLRTIHAHRRLGFTGEEMAGFMEQAGLECVARRDLAPTPDEGGKLTVSLWLGHHRSARPNDRQGSKTSPAREIA, from the coding sequence TTGCATTCAGCCGAACGCATTTCCTTCGAGGCTATCCTGTCCGGCCTTTCGGCGGCAGGCGAGGCGACGCGCCTGCGTCTTCTCGCTCTTTTGGCCGAAGCCGAACTGACGGTCAGCGAATTGGTCGTCATTTTGGGGCAATCACAGCCGCGCATTTCACGTCATTTGAAACTTTTGCTCGAGGCGGGCCTTGTCGAACGGCACCGGGAAGGAGCCTGGGCGTTTTTCCTCATTGCGCAAACGGGTCCCTTGGCGGCTTTAGCCCGGGATCTCGTCGCGCGTGTCGCGCCAAATGATCCGATTCTCTCCGCCGATCGTTCTCGCCTTGCGGAAGTGCGGCGACAGCGGGCGGAACAAGCGGCCCGTTATTTCGAGGCGCAAGCCATCAATTGGGACGAATTGCGCGCCATGCATGTGCCTGAGGAAAGGGTCGAAGCGGCGATCCGTGAAACGGTCGGCACGGAAAAGATCGAGGCTCTCCTTGATCTTGGTACCGGCACAGGCCGTATGCTGGAACTGCTGGCGCCGCTCGCCTCACGCGCCGTCGGTGTCGATCAATCGCCGCAAATGTTAGGCCTAGCCCGCGTGCGTCTCGAGCGGGCGGGTCTGCGCAATACGCAATTGCGTCAGGGCGATCTCTATGCGCTTCCGGTCGAGCCGGCATTCTATGACCACGTCATCATGCATCAGGTTCTGCACTATCTCGATGATCCCTTACGCGCCTTGCGCGAGGCTGGCCGCGCCTTGCGCGCGGATGGTCGTCTGCTCATCATCGATTTTGCACCGCATGAAGAGGAATCGCTGCGCACGATCCATGCGCATCGGCGGTTGGGATTCACTGGTGAGGAAATGGCTGGTTTCATGGAACAAGCCGGCCTCGAATGCGTCGCGCGGCGGGATCTCGCGCCGACACCTGACGAGGGTGGCAAGCTGACCGTCTCGCTCTGGCTCGGCCACCATCGATCCGCCCGCCCCAATGACCGGCAGGGTTCCAAAACCTCGCCCGCACGAGAAATAGCATGA